The genomic DNA TACCGAACTTAATCGATTCGCCTTCGCCCACTGCGAGAACCTGGTCGAGCGTGATTTCAGCGTCAATGTCTGCCGGTATCTGTTCTACTTTAAGTTTTTCGCCGACGGCAACCTTGTACTGCTTGCCACCGGTTTTTATGACCGCGTACATTGAGAACCTCACTCTGTATTCATTTTTTCCACGCACCGCGCGCGGAAACTGTCGATTATACATAGAGTTAGCTGCTCGGTCAAAACCTGCTTGCCAAACCACCTGCTGCCCGGCTTCCTCCTCTTTCACGCTGCTTCGCGCACTGACTTGGCGCGGCCCTAACACCATGCGGAAACGCATCCGTGCCGCAGCCGACGACCCGGAAGCGCCCCGATCGCCTTATAATTCGCGGCACTACCCAATTCAGCCATCATGTCGTCGACTGCCACCCCCTCCCCCAACGTCGCCAGCCTGCTTGCTCCGATCGCCGAAGACATGCAGCAGGTCAATCGCGTCATCCGGCAACGTCTTGCGTCGGACGTGATGCTGATCAACCAGATTTCCGAGTACATCATCAGCGCTGGCGGCAAGCGGCTGCGGCCCGCGCTGCTTTTGCTCGTAGCGGGCGCGCTGGGCGATACGACGGGACATCGGCACGAGTTGGCCGCGGTCGTCGAATTCATCCACACGGCCACGCTGCTGCATGACGACGTGGTCGACGAGTCGGACCTGCGGCGCGGCCGCCAAACGGCCAACGCCCTGTTCGGCAACGCCGCGAGCGTGCTGGTCGGCGATTTCCTTTACTCGCGCTCGTTCCAGATGATGGTCGGCGTGGGCAAAATGCGCGTGATGGAGATTCTGTCGGAGGCGACCAACATCATCTCCGAAGGTGAAGTGCTGCAGTTGCTGAACATGCACGATGCGGACGTCGACGAAGCCCGCTACATGCAGGTGATCCGCTACAAGACCGCCAAGCTGTTCGAGGCAGCCGCCCAGCTCGGCGCAGTGCTGGCCGGCGCGGACGCGAAAACCGAAGCCGCCGCCGCCGAATACGGCCGCCGAATTGGCACCGCGTTCCAGATCATGGACGACTGGCTCGACTACACGGGTACGGCCGAGTCGATGGGCAAGAACGCCGGCGACGATCTGCGCGAAGGCAAACCGACGCTGCCGCTCATCTATCTGATCGAACGCGGCACGCCCGAGCAGTCCGCGCTTGCGCGCGAAGCGATCGAGCAAGGCGGCACCGACCGTTTCGATACGATTTTCGAGGCTATCACGCGCTCTGGCGCGCTCGATCACACGCTCGAGTGCGCGAAACAGGAGGCTCAGGCAGCCGCAGCGGCAATTTCTTCATTTCCCCATTCCATTTTCAAAGAGAGCCTGCTAGAATTATGTTCTTACTCGACGGCAAGACAGTCTTGAACAAGACTTAAACGCCGAATTAGTCTGAATCGAGTCAGCAGTACCAAATCGGGGTGTAGCTTAGCCTGGTAGAGCGCTACGTTCGGGACGTAGAGGCCGGAGGTTCGAATCCTCTCACCCCGACCAGAATTTTCCTTGTTAGATCAAGGTTCAATAACCGCCGCAGCGTTGCTGGGCGGTTTTTTTGTTTTGTGCGGTGATTTTTAGCTGCCCTCGTGCTTCGCTGCAGTCTTTCCCGTCCGGGTAGTCCTGCAGCCCGTATGTTGCCGCGTTGTCGTTCTCGCGGCCGCTACCGTCCAGGGCGGAACGCGCAGCCCCCTCTGCTATATTCTCTCCATCCTTCCCCCCTATTTTTCACGACGCGTGGAACAACTTCCCTTATGGGCGCAGATAGGCGCCGTCCTTCTGCTGCTCGTCTGCTCCGCCTTTTTTTCCATTTCCGAGACAGCGATGATGGCGCTCAACCGTCATCGCCTCAAACATCTCGCCAGCAAGAACACGCTCGGCGCGAAAACGACCCAGGGCCTGCTTGCAAAAACCGATCAGTTGCTGAGCGTGATCCTGATCGGCAACAACCTGTTCAACACAATCATTCCGGTACTCACCACGTCGGTCGCTTTGCATACGTTCGGCCGCAATAGCCTCGTGCTGTCGATCGCGACTGGTATCGTCGCGTTCCTGATCATCGTGTTCGCGGAAATCACGCCGAAGATCGTCGGCGCGACGTTTCCCGAAAAGATCGCGCTGCCCGCGAGCCTCCTGATCGCACCGCTGATGCGAGTCGCGAGACCGCTGATCTGGTTCGTCAACCTGTTCGCGACCGGCATCCTGCGCGTGCTGCACATCAATACGAAGGGCGCGCGCGACCAGCGGCTGTCCACCGAAGAACTGCGCACCATCGTGCTCGAGTCCGGCAGCTTCATGCCGACCAAGCACCGCAGCATCCTGCTGAACCTGTTCGACCTCGAAAACATCTCCGTCGACGACGTGATGATCCCGCGCCGCCGCATCGAGGCGCTCGACTTCGATGCACCATTCGAGCAGATCCTGCATCAACTGGAGACCTGCTATCACAACAAGCTGGTCGTCTACCAGGGCGACATCGACCGCGTACTCGGTGTGCTGCATGTGCGCAAGACGCTGTCGGCGCTGCACAATCAGGAGCTCGAACGCGACACCTTGCACGATCTGCTCGCCGAGCCATACTTCGTGCCGAGCGGCACGCCGGTATTCCAGCAGCTGCAATACTTTCAGGAAAGCCGGCAGCGCATCGCGCTCGTCGTCGACGAATACGGCGAACTGCAGGGTCTTCTGACGCCCGAAGACATCATCGAAGAGCTGATCGGCGAATTCACCACGTCGATTCCGCGTGGCGCCAGTTCGCGCGGCGGCTGGAACGAGGCGGGCGAATGCATCGTCGCGGGCAGCATGCCGTTGCGAGAGCTGAACCGCTGGCTGCAACTCGCGCTGCCGACCGACGGCCCCAAAACGCTCAACGGCCTGATCCTCGAAATCCTCGAAGACATCCCCGACGGCGACGTTTGCGTGCGCATTGGCGACATCAAGCTCGAAGTGATGCGCAGCGACGATCAGGCGATCCGCACCGTCAAGCTGTTCAAACCGCCGTCGCGCACGAAGGCTGGTAGAACACGGTCCGGCTGAGCTTTGCACCGTTGCTCGCTGATTCACGGTCAGCATCGCACAGGCTCCCAACGCGCGCCATTAGCCGAATGGCCGAGTGGCATTCGGACGCCCACAACCGGAAGATAAAGCCGTCATGTTCTACAGGCGGCTCATCACCGGTCTCTCATGCAAACTCCCTTTGCCCCCGCCGCGGCATTGCCGCGTCCACTCGCTGCCGACGGCGAAACCAGCGCAACGAGTCTGAACGATCCCGACAACGCTCCAGCCGTGCGTCTGTTGACCGACACGTTGCACGAAGCGACGCGGCGCAATGCGTCTGACATCCACGTCGAGCCGGCCGAGCATGGCTGGCGTGTGCGTCTGCGCATCGACGGCGTTCTGCATGAAATCCCGCGGCCGCCAGCGCACCTGCGCGACGCATTCGTCACGCGCATCAAGGTGCTCGCGCGCATGGACATCGCCGAGCGACGCGTGCCGCAAGACGGCCGGCTGCGCCTCGCGACATCGCCAGGACGGATCGAGGACTACCGCGTCAATTCGCTGCCGACGCTGTTCGGCGAAAAGCTCGTGCTACGCCGGCTCGATGCGCTGCCCGCGGATCTGTCGCTCGATTCGCTCGGCCTCGATCCGGCACAGCGCGAAACCGTCGACGCCGCGATCCGCGCGCCGCATGGCCTGATGCTCGTCACCGGACCGACGGGTAGCGGCAAAACGCTGTCGCTGTACTGCTTCCTGAATTTGCTGAATGGCGAGGCGCGCAACCTCTGCTCGGTCGAAGACCCGGCGGAGATCCAGCTCGCCGGCATCAACCAGGTCAGCGTGCGCGAAAAAGCCGGGCTGACCTTCGCGGTCGCGCTGCGGGCGTTCCTGCGTCAGGATCCGGACGTGATCATGGTCGGCGAGATCCGCGACAACGAAACCGCCGACGTCGCCGTGAAGGCCGCGCAAACCGGTCACCTCGTGCTGTCCACGCTGCATACGAACGACGCGCCCGCGGCCATCGCGCGACTCATCGATATCGGTGTCGAGCCATACAACCTGGCCGCCGCGCTGCGCATCGTGACCGCGCAGCGGCTCGTGCGACGACTGTGCGTCGCGTGCCGCACGCCCGCGCCGCATTCGACGGCAGCACTTAAGACCGCAGGCTTCGGCGAGCATGAACTCGACGGCTGGCAACCGTATGCGGCGACCGGCTGCGCGGTTTGCCACGGCATCGGCTATCGGGGGCGCGTCGGCATCCATCAGGTGATGCCCGTCTCCGACGCGATGCGCGAGCTGATCGTCGCAAGTGCAGGCGTGCACGAGCTGGCCCACCTCGCCCACACCGAACGGGTCGCGACGTTACGCGACGCGGCGCTTGCGCGTGTGCGCGACGGCACCACGAGTCTCGCCGAAGCACTCGCCGCCACGGAGGTCGCATGAGTATCGCCACACTGTCACCGCCGCTGCCCGGCGCAGCCGACCTACGCTTCAGATGGCGCGGCGTCGACGCGGATGGCACACGCCAGAGCGGTACGCTGATCGCACCCGACGCGAGCGCCGCGCGCACGATGCTCAAGCGCGACAACCTCTTTGTCGTCGAACTCTCAACACAAGGGCCGGCGCCACGCCCGAAGACTAGCGCGGCCGATGTCACGCTGTTCACGCGACAACTGTCCAGTCTGCTGCGTGCCGGTTTGCCGCTCGCACCCGCGCTCGAACTACTCGCGCAGTCGCCGACGTCGGGCCAGCGGCAAGGAATGCCGCGCATCGTCGGCACTATCGCGCGCGACATCACCGCAGGCCTGCGCTTTTCGGCGGCCTTGCAGCGGCACCCGGCGCAGTTCAATGCGCTGTACTGCCAGCTCGTCGAGGTCGGCGAGGCGGCGGGCGCGCTCGTCACCGTGCTCGCCCGCCTCGCCGACGATCGCGAACGCGCCGCCGCGCAGCGCGCGAAAGTGCGCGCGGCGCTGACCTATCCGGTCGCGATCCTGCTGCTCGCCATCGCGATCACCGCGGCGTTGCTGGTGTGGGTCGTACCCACGTTCAAGCAGATCTTCGACGGCTTCGGCGCGCAGCTGCCCGCGCCGACTCAGTTCGTACTGGCGCTATCGGCGGGCGCCGCGCGCTGGAGCGTACCGCTGTTCGTGCTGATGGTCGCACTGAGCTCCGCGATCACGTTTGTCCTGCGCCGCTCCGCGAGCGCGCGCATCCGCTTCGCGCGCACGGCGCTCAACCTGCCCGTGGCCGGCCCGCTGCTGCGCACGTTGTGCGCGGCGCGCTGGAGCCGCGCGCTCGGCACGTTGCTGTCGGCCGGCACGCCGCTCGCCGACGCGTTCGATTCGCTCACGCAGGCGACCGGCAATGCCTTCTTCGATCGCGCGACGGCAAGCATCGCCGTGAGGCTGCGGCGCGGCGAACGGCTCGCCGCGGCGATGCGTGCGGCGCACTGTTTTCCTCGCGAGGTCGTGCAGCCGGTTGCCGTCGCCGAGGAGTCCGGCGCGCTCGACAGCATGCTGCTCGATGTCGCGTCGCTTGCGGATCGCCAGGTTGACGACAGGATCGGCACGCTATCGAGTCTGTGCGAGCCGCTCGTCATCGTCGTGCTCGGCACGCTGGTCGGCGGCCTCGTGATCGCGATGTATCTCCCCATTATTCAACTCGGCAACGTGGTGTAGCATCGCAGCCGAATCCACTCCTTCACCATGCAGGCACCTCTTCCACTCGTGTCACAAACTTCCTCCAACCTGCTCGCGGGCATACTGCCAGGCCGCATTGCAAGCGATATCGGTCTCGGGTTCGCCAGCCTGCCCACCGGCGTGCAGATCGCGTTCGCAATCGTGCTCGGCCTCGTGATCGGCAGCTTCCTGAACGTCGTCGTGCATCGGCTGCCGATCATGCTCGAGCGCGCGTGGCGCGTCGAAATCAGCGAGGCCAGCGACGAGCCGCAGCCCGACGACGGATTGCCGGCGCGCTACAACCTGTGGGTGCCGCGTAGCGCGTGCCCGCATTGCGGCCACGTGCTGAGCGCGTGGGAAAACCTGCCGGTTCTGAGCTACGTTCTATTGCGCGGCCGTTGTTCCGCTTGCGGCACGCATATCAGCCCGCGTTACCCGTTGCTCGAAATCGCGAGCGCCGCTTTCGCGGCAGGCGCATTGATCGCGTTCGGCCCGAGCCTGATGGCATTCGCCGCGTTCGGCCTGTGTGCAACGCTGCTCGCGATGAGCGCGATCGACATCGACACACACCTGCTGCCCGATTCCTTGACGCTACCGCTGTTGTGGGCCGGCCTGATCGTCAATTTCAACGGCATGTTCGCGAACCTGCATGATGCGGTGCTCGGCGCTATCTTCGGATATCTGGTTTTGTGGGCTGTGCATTGGGTGTTCAAGCTCGTGCGCGGCGTCGAAGGCATGGGCTATGGCGACTTCAAGCTGCTCGCCGCGCTCGGCGCGTGGCTAGGCTGGCCCGCGCTTCCGCAGATCGTGCTGATCGCCGCGGTGGCCGGCGCCGTGATCGGCCTCGCGGCAACGTGGCGCGGCCGCATGCGCTTCGAGGAGCCGCTGCCGTTCGGGCCGTTTCTCGCCGCGGGCGGTGCGCTCACGCTGTTTGTCGGCACGCCGCTTTATCTGGCTCTGGGAGGCTGAAGCATGTTCGTTGTGGGACTCACCGGCGGCATCGGTAGCGGTAAATCGACGGTGGCCAATCTGTTCGCTGCGCGGGGTGTGCCGCTCGTCGACACGGACGTGATCGCGCATCGCATCACCGCGCCGCGTGGCCTGGCGATGCCGCACATCGCCGCCGAATTTGGCACCGAGTTCGTCGCCGCCGATGGCTCGCTCGATCGCGCCCGCATGCGCACGCTCGTGTTCAGCGACGAGACCGCACGCAAACGTCTCGAAGGGATTACGCATCCGCTGATTCGCGCGGAAACCGAGCGCGAGGAGCGCGAAGCGCAAGGGCCGTATGTGATCGTCGTGGTGCCCTTGCTGGTCGAGTCCGGAACATGGAAGACTCGCGTGAATCGCGTGCTCACCGTCGATTGCAGCGTCGACACGCAGATCGCGCGCGTGATGAGCCGTAACGGCTTCAGCCGCGAGCAGGTGCTTTCGATCATCGCGCGCCAGGCCACGCGCGAAGCACGCCTCGCCGCCGCCGACGACGTGATCGTCAACGACAACGCGCCGCTCGAAGAACTCGAGGCGCAGGTCGACGCTCACCATCGCGCGTATCTGTCGCTTGCGCAGGGTCACGCCGAGTCCTAGCGCGTGCAGGAACCGAAGCGCCTAGTACATCGTGAACTCGCGAAAAAAGTTGCGAAAGCGCGTGGAAAGAGTGCGTGATTGCTTGGGTAGTCTCACGGCATTAGAATGTTTTGCATTCCTGTCACCGACCACGCCCGAGGCGAGCCCGCTTGATCCTTTACGAGTACCCCTTCAATGAGCGAATCCGGACGCTGTTGCGGCTCGAAGACCTGTTCGAGCGCTTCACGTTCTTTCTGACTCAGGAAGACGCGCGGGAACATCACGTCGCACTGACAACGCTGTTCGAAATCTCCGAAGTGGCGGGTCGCGCGGATCTGAAGTCGGATCTGATGAAAGAGCTCGAGCGGCAGCGGCAAACGCTCGCGCCATTTCGCGGCAATCCGGGCATCGAGCAGAACGCGCTCGAAGCGGTGCTTGGCGAAATCGAACAGACCCTCGCGGGGCTCACGCAGATGCAAGGCAAGACCGGCCAGCATCTTGCAGACAACGAGTGGCTCGCGAGCATTCGCAGCCGCGCAATCATCCCCGGTGGCACCTGCAAATTCGATCTGCCCTCGTATTACGCGTGGCAACAGTTACATCCCGATCAGCGTCGCCAGGACATCGCCAAGTGGGTGACACCGCTTTTGCCACTGCGTGACGCGGCCACGATCGTGCTGCGACTCGCGCGCGAGTCGGGCCAGGCGTCAAAGGTGATGGCGATGCAAGGCAGCTATCAGCAAATGCTGTCGGGCCGCTCGTATCAATTGATGCAGGTTCGCGTGGCTCCCGAATTGCGCGTGATTCCCGAAGCGAGTGCCAACAAGTACATGCTGTGGGTGCGCTTCACGGTGCAGGACGGCGATCTGCGGCCGCGCGCGGTCGACGTCGACGTGCCGTTTCAGCTTACGCTCTGCAGCCTGTAACAGCCTGTAGACCGCCACACCATCCAACAGGCCACTCCGGATCTGACCGAGCGCGCCTTTGAAGCGGCGCGAAATAGCCCTATATTCGTTACTTGTTCCGTTTGCGATTGACCGTCCGACCGTATGCCTACCGTCGTCAAATGTCCTACCTGCGGTAAAGATGTCCTCTGGACCCCTGAGAGCCGCTTCCGTCCTTTCTGCTCCGAGCGCTGCAAGCAGATCGACCTCGGCGCATGGGCCGCCGAAAAATACAAGATTGGCGGCAATGAACAGGAAGGGTCTTCGTCCGAAGAGGAAACACCGCGCGGCGACTACAACCCGCACTGAGCGCACCAGTAAAAAAGCCACGCGGGCCGGCGCTGCCGAGACAGCGCCCGCTATCGCGTGGCCTTTTCAGTCACGCTCTTCAGTCAATCACTTCTTCTCGGCCGCGAGCCACTCCAACACCGGAATCGTTGCCGGCAGCAACGGCGAGACATCCGCAGGCAAGCTTTGCCACACGAAAGCCTGACCTTCACGCCCGTGTGGCTCGCCCGACCACTGCGTCACCTTGCAGAAGAAGAGGCGCACATACGCATGCGGATAATCGTGTTCGAGCGTATGCCACAGGTGGCTCGCCTCGACCTCGATTCCCAGCTCCTCGTGCAGCTCGCGCGCAAGCGCGGCCTCGACCGATTCGCCCGCTTCAAGCTTGCCGCCCGGAAACTCCCAGTAGCCCTCGTACGGCTTGCCCACCGGACGCTGCGCGAGCAGATAGCGCCCATCCGGCTGTACCAGCACGCCGACCGCGACTTCAGTGACCGGACGGCCCGCGCCGATTTCGCCGGCTGCTTTGCGGGCGTTTTCGCTTGCTTCGTTCATGCCGACGTCTTACGGCCGGACCAGTCACGCGCGAACTGCCACGCGACCCGTCCCGAGCGCGAGCCGCGCTCGAGCGCCCACACCAGCGCATCGCCGCGCGCCGTCTCGATCTCTGCGTCGTCGCAACCGAAGTGACGCAGCCAGTGCGCGATGATCGTCAGGTAATCGTCCTGCTTGAACGGATAGAAGCTGACCCACAGCCCGAAACGCTCGGACAACGAAATCTTCTCTTCCACCAGTTCGCCCGGATGAATCTCTCCGTCCGGCATGTGCTTGTAGGTCTCGTTGTCGCTCATGTACTCGGGCAGCAGATGGCGGCGGTTCGACGTCGCGTAGATCAGCACGTTGTCC from Paraburkholderia sp. HP33-1 includes the following:
- a CDS encoding type II secretion system F family protein: MSIATLSPPLPGAADLRFRWRGVDADGTRQSGTLIAPDASAARTMLKRDNLFVVELSTQGPAPRPKTSAADVTLFTRQLSSLLRAGLPLAPALELLAQSPTSGQRQGMPRIVGTIARDITAGLRFSAALQRHPAQFNALYCQLVEVGEAAGALVTVLARLADDRERAAAQRAKVRAALTYPVAILLLAIAITAALLVWVVPTFKQIFDGFGAQLPAPTQFVLALSAGAARWSVPLFVLMVALSSAITFVLRRSASARIRFARTALNLPVAGPLLRTLCAARWSRALGTLLSAGTPLADAFDSLTQATGNAFFDRATASIAVRLRRGERLAAAMRAAHCFPREVVQPVAVAEESGALDSMLLDVASLADRQVDDRIGTLSSLCEPLVIVVLGTLVGGLVIAMYLPIIQLGNVV
- a CDS encoding HlyC/CorC family transporter, with the protein product MEQLPLWAQIGAVLLLLVCSAFFSISETAMMALNRHRLKHLASKNTLGAKTTQGLLAKTDQLLSVILIGNNLFNTIIPVLTTSVALHTFGRNSLVLSIATGIVAFLIIVFAEITPKIVGATFPEKIALPASLLIAPLMRVARPLIWFVNLFATGILRVLHINTKGARDQRLSTEELRTIVLESGSFMPTKHRSILLNLFDLENISVDDVMIPRRRIEALDFDAPFEQILHQLETCYHNKLVVYQGDIDRVLGVLHVRKTLSALHNQELERDTLHDLLAEPYFVPSGTPVFQQLQYFQESRQRIALVVDEYGELQGLLTPEDIIEELIGEFTTSIPRGASSRGGWNEAGECIVAGSMPLRELNRWLQLALPTDGPKTLNGLILEILEDIPDGDVCVRIGDIKLEVMRSDDQAIRTVKLFKPPSRTKAGRTRSG
- a CDS encoding NUDIX domain-containing protein, with the protein product MNEASENARKAAGEIGAGRPVTEVAVGVLVQPDGRYLLAQRPVGKPYEGYWEFPGGKLEAGESVEAALARELHEELGIEVEASHLWHTLEHDYPHAYVRLFFCKVTQWSGEPHGREGQAFVWQSLPADVSPLLPATIPVLEWLAAEKK
- a CDS encoding GspE/PulE family protein — protein: MQTPFAPAAALPRPLAADGETSATSLNDPDNAPAVRLLTDTLHEATRRNASDIHVEPAEHGWRVRLRIDGVLHEIPRPPAHLRDAFVTRIKVLARMDIAERRVPQDGRLRLATSPGRIEDYRVNSLPTLFGEKLVLRRLDALPADLSLDSLGLDPAQRETVDAAIRAPHGLMLVTGPTGSGKTLSLYCFLNLLNGEARNLCSVEDPAEIQLAGINQVSVREKAGLTFAVALRAFLRQDPDVIMVGEIRDNETADVAVKAAQTGHLVLSTLHTNDAPAAIARLIDIGVEPYNLAAALRIVTAQRLVRRLCVACRTPAPHSTAALKTAGFGEHELDGWQPYAATGCAVCHGIGYRGRVGIHQVMPVSDAMRELIVASAGVHELAHLAHTERVATLRDAALARVRDGTTSLAEALAATEVA
- a CDS encoding prepilin peptidase, with the translated sequence MQAPLPLVSQTSSNLLAGILPGRIASDIGLGFASLPTGVQIAFAIVLGLVIGSFLNVVVHRLPIMLERAWRVEISEASDEPQPDDGLPARYNLWVPRSACPHCGHVLSAWENLPVLSYVLLRGRCSACGTHISPRYPLLEIASAAFAAGALIAFGPSLMAFAAFGLCATLLAMSAIDIDTHLLPDSLTLPLLWAGLIVNFNGMFANLHDAVLGAIFGYLVLWAVHWVFKLVRGVEGMGYGDFKLLAALGAWLGWPALPQIVLIAAVAGAVIGLAATWRGRMRFEEPLPFGPFLAAGGALTLFVGTPLYLALGG
- the yacG gene encoding DNA gyrase inhibitor YacG gives rise to the protein MPTVVKCPTCGKDVLWTPESRFRPFCSERCKQIDLGAWAAEKYKIGGNEQEGSSSEEETPRGDYNPH
- the zapD gene encoding cell division protein ZapD, giving the protein MILYEYPFNERIRTLLRLEDLFERFTFFLTQEDAREHHVALTTLFEISEVAGRADLKSDLMKELERQRQTLAPFRGNPGIEQNALEAVLGEIEQTLAGLTQMQGKTGQHLADNEWLASIRSRAIIPGGTCKFDLPSYYAWQQLHPDQRRQDIAKWVTPLLPLRDAATIVLRLARESGQASKVMAMQGSYQQMLSGRSYQLMQVRVAPELRVIPEASANKYMLWVRFTVQDGDLRPRAVDVDVPFQLTLCSL
- the coaE gene encoding dephospho-CoA kinase (Dephospho-CoA kinase (CoaE) performs the final step in coenzyme A biosynthesis.), which gives rise to MFVVGLTGGIGSGKSTVANLFAARGVPLVDTDVIAHRITAPRGLAMPHIAAEFGTEFVAADGSLDRARMRTLVFSDETARKRLEGITHPLIRAETEREEREAQGPYVIVVVPLLVESGTWKTRVNRVLTVDCSVDTQIARVMSRNGFSREQVLSIIARQATREARLAAADDVIVNDNAPLEELEAQVDAHHRAYLSLAQGHAES
- a CDS encoding polyprenyl synthetase family protein: MSSTATPSPNVASLLAPIAEDMQQVNRVIRQRLASDVMLINQISEYIISAGGKRLRPALLLLVAGALGDTTGHRHELAAVVEFIHTATLLHDDVVDESDLRRGRQTANALFGNAASVLVGDFLYSRSFQMMVGVGKMRVMEILSEATNIISEGEVLQLLNMHDADVDEARYMQVIRYKTAKLFEAAAQLGAVLAGADAKTEAAAAEYGRRIGTAFQIMDDWLDYTGTAESMGKNAGDDLREGKPTLPLIYLIERGTPEQSALAREAIEQGGTDRFDTIFEAITRSGALDHTLECAKQEAQAAAAAISSFPHSIFKESLLELCSYSTARQS